GTCGGCAAAGGATACGGGAGGAGTATACTTCGTTCCAGCGTTTGTAGGGCTAGGTGCTCCATACTGGGATCAGTATGCTAGAGGCCTCATAATAGGTATAACACGTGGCACTGAGAGAAAACATATAGCTCGAGCAGTAATAGAATCTATAGCCTATCTTACAAGAGATGTAATTGAAGCCATGGTGTCGGATACAGGCTTGAAGATAGAGGTATTAAAAGCTGATGGAGGGGCCTCGAAGAGCAATATTCTCCTCCAGTTCCAGGCGGATATACTGAACATTAAGGTTGTTAGACCATTAGTCTACGAGACTACATCGCTTGGAGCTGCATATCTTGCTGGCCTTGCTGTAGACTTCTGGAAGGGTATTGACGAGCTACGCAAGTATTGGAAGGCTGAGAAGACCTTCACGCCTCAAATGGATAAGGAGACACGGGAGAAGTTGTATAGTGGATGGAGGGCTGCTGTTAAAAGAGCGCTCGGCTGGGCTAAAGAAGTACCATGGGCTTACGGGTACTAGCAGAACTCTAAATATGAAAAACTATTTTTCCCTTTTCTCCCTCAATGCGTTATGAGGTATTGAAGCCTTACTGCTGGAGGGGTTGGAAGCTTGAGAGTTCTTGTGATTGGAGCAGGAGTTATAGGCTTATCGATCGCGAGAGTTCTAAGCATGTATAATGGATTAGATATTATTGTCGTCGAGAGAGAACCTGATGTTGGATGGGGGGCTAGTAAAGCCAACACGTCTATTATTCACCCAGGCCATGAAGAAGACCCCGACCTACACCCTCTAAGAGCTAAGCTATGTGTTGAAGGCAATAAGCTCTGGAGGAAGTGGGTTGAAGAACTAGATATCCCCTCTAAATGGCCTGGGGAACTCATGGTTTTCACGAATAGTGATGAAGAGAAAGAAGCGTTAAGGTATGTTGACCTCGCTAAGAGTAACAATGTGCCTGGTGTAAGAGTACTCTACGGAGACGAGTTAAGAAGGCTTGAGCCCTCAGTGAGTCCTTCAGCTATTGGAGCCGTGTATGCTCCATCCGCTGGTTTAATATCGCCTCCTGAAGCTGTGATCGCTCTAGCCGAGAACCTCGTGGAGAACAATGGGAGAATTCTAGTACATACAGAAGTAAATCGCGTCGTAGTCAAGAATGGTAGTGTAGAGGGTGTCGAGACAAACCGGGGTTTCATAGAAGCTGATATAGTGGTTAATGCTGCAGGCATCTACGCGGATAAAATCTCTCATTCAGCAGGTGTTGAATTAGACTTCAAGATCAAGCCTAGGAAAGGCGAGTACGTGATATTTGATGAAGACACTCCAGTTAAACCAACCAGAATCCTCCATACAACCCCCACAAAGATAACAAAGGGAGTATACGCTATTACAAC
This window of the Desulfurococcus sp. genome carries:
- a CDS encoding NAD(P)/FAD-dependent oxidoreductase, which produces MRVLVIGAGVIGLSIARVLSMYNGLDIIVVEREPDVGWGASKANTSIIHPGHEEDPDLHPLRAKLCVEGNKLWRKWVEELDIPSKWPGELMVFTNSDEEKEALRYVDLAKSNNVPGVRVLYGDELRRLEPSVSPSAIGAVYAPSAGLISPPEAVIALAENLVENNGRILVHTEVNRVVVKNGSVEGVETNRGFIEADIVVNAAGIYADKISHSAGVELDFKIKPRKGEYVIFDEDTPVKPTRILHTTPTKITKGVYAITTVGGELLIGPSAVDLPYESKEDTSTTPEGIEFVLKEAGRLLREVPPRAQAIRTYAGLRPESPGGQWLIKAYEEPWGFVNVAGIRSPGLTAAPAIAYYVRDLISKTFEVNLEPKSNWKPYRKGITRLREKTLEEIDELIKVNSDYGEVLCNCKMVSKAEVIEAVERIKAIGARVTLDGVKFRTGAMTGRCQGSFCRLRIAKLIAEHEGIGIHEVIVKRGSYGLGDIKMLLKEGVQA